A window from Nocardioides mesophilus encodes these proteins:
- the rpmE gene encoding 50S ribosomal protein L31: MKKDIHPTYVDTQVTCTCGNTFMTRSTSPSGSIHADVCAKCHPFYTGKQKILDTGGRVARFEARYAKKDAAKK; this comes from the coding sequence ATGAAGAAGGACATCCACCCGACCTACGTGGACACCCAGGTCACCTGCACCTGTGGCAACACGTTCATGACGCGCAGCACCTCGCCGAGTGGCTCGATCCACGCCGACGTGTGCGCGAAGTGCCACCCGTTCTACACCGGCAAGCAGAAGATCCTCGACACCGGCGGCCGCGTCGCCCGCTTCGAGGCGCGCTACGCCAAGAAGGACGCTGCCAAGAAGTAG
- the prfA gene encoding peptide chain release factor 1 translates to MFEAVTGLLAEHQEIEQRLADPSIHADQGLAKRLNQRYAELSAIVRAYDDWRHLVEDIEAARELAAEDHSFAAEAEALADRRAAAEERLRHLLVPRDAADAKDALLEIKSGEGGEESALFAGDLLRMYTRYAERRGWKTEQLDATESDLGGYKSVTVAVKAKGTSEPGEAPYALLKFEGGVHRVQRVPVTESQGRVHTSAAGVLVMPEAEQVDVSIDENDLRVDVFRSSGPGGQSVNTTDSAVRITHLPTGIVASCQNEKSQLQNREQAMRILRARLLQAAQETAAAEASDARRSQVRTVDRSERIRTYNFPENRISDHRTGYKSYNLDQVLDGELEPVVDSCVQADLASRLEALDPADGS, encoded by the coding sequence ATGTTCGAGGCAGTCACCGGTCTGCTCGCCGAGCACCAGGAGATCGAGCAGCGGCTGGCCGACCCGTCGATCCACGCCGACCAGGGCCTGGCGAAGCGGCTCAACCAGCGCTACGCGGAGCTCTCCGCGATCGTGCGCGCGTACGACGACTGGCGGCACCTGGTCGAGGACATCGAGGCCGCCCGCGAGCTCGCCGCCGAGGACCACTCCTTCGCCGCGGAGGCTGAGGCGCTCGCGGACCGGCGCGCCGCGGCCGAGGAGCGGCTGCGGCACCTGCTGGTGCCGCGCGACGCCGCCGACGCCAAGGACGCGCTGCTGGAGATCAAGTCCGGTGAGGGGGGCGAGGAGTCGGCGCTGTTCGCCGGCGACCTGCTGCGGATGTACACCCGCTACGCCGAGCGCCGCGGCTGGAAGACCGAGCAGCTCGACGCCACCGAGTCCGACCTCGGCGGCTACAAGTCGGTCACCGTCGCGGTGAAGGCCAAGGGCACCTCCGAGCCGGGCGAGGCGCCCTACGCCCTGCTGAAGTTCGAGGGCGGCGTGCACCGCGTGCAGCGGGTCCCCGTGACCGAGTCCCAGGGCCGGGTGCACACCTCGGCAGCCGGCGTGCTCGTGATGCCCGAGGCCGAGCAGGTCGACGTCAGCATCGACGAGAACGACCTGCGCGTCGACGTCTTCCGCTCCTCGGGGCCGGGCGGGCAGTCGGTCAACACCACCGACTCCGCGGTGCGGATCACGCACCTGCCGACCGGGATCGTGGCCAGCTGCCAGAACGAGAAGAGCCAGCTGCAGAACCGCGAGCAGGCGATGCGGATCCTGCGGGCCCGGCTGCTGCAGGCGGCGCAGGAGACGGCCGCCGCGGAGGCCTCCGACGCGCGCCGCTCGCAGGTGCGCACGGTCGACCGCTCGGAGCGGATCCGGACCTACAACTTCCCCGAGAACCGGATCTCCGACCACCGCACCGGTTACAAGTCCTACAACCTCGACCAGGTGCTCGACGGCGAGCTCGAGCCGGTGGTCGACTCCTGCGTGCAGGCCGACCTCGCCTCCCGGCTGGAGGCGCTCGACCCCGCGGACGGCTCGTGA
- a CDS encoding glycosyltransferase family 4 protein, translating into MREYLTVFLVAAAVTYLLGVFAREIALRTGAVAKVRDRDVHAVPIPYFGGIAMLGGLVAAYLVAARLPFLSDPSHEQVFRDAAVVLFAGALICLLGVLDDLVELDALTKLGGQLLVAGVLVAFDVYYYSFQLPGGGQFSADPVQGQLVSVIVVVATINAVNFVDGLDGLAAGVVGIGAVAFFLFSYKLADANGETLAITAALLCAALGGACAGFLPHNFFPARLFMGDSGSMLIGLVLSGSALTLTGQFATVDMTRGAGGSEASLLPTLLPIILPISILIVPFADLVLAVIRRTRAGRSPFAADKQHLHHRLLEIGHSHRRAVLIMWLWAGLIAFGGVLASLYAGRVTTLILTVWVALTVALTFLVPRVQAPHQHS; encoded by the coding sequence GTGCGTGAGTACCTCACCGTCTTCCTCGTCGCCGCCGCGGTCACCTACCTGCTGGGCGTGTTCGCCCGCGAGATCGCGCTCCGCACCGGAGCGGTGGCGAAGGTCCGGGACCGCGACGTGCACGCGGTGCCGATCCCGTACTTCGGCGGGATCGCGATGCTGGGTGGCCTGGTGGCGGCGTACCTCGTCGCGGCGCGGCTGCCGTTCCTCTCCGACCCCAGCCACGAGCAGGTGTTCCGCGACGCGGCCGTGGTGCTCTTCGCGGGGGCGCTGATCTGCCTGCTGGGGGTGCTCGACGACCTCGTGGAGCTGGATGCGCTGACCAAGCTCGGCGGCCAGCTGCTGGTCGCCGGCGTGCTGGTCGCCTTCGACGTCTACTACTACTCCTTCCAGCTCCCCGGCGGGGGCCAGTTCAGCGCGGACCCGGTGCAGGGCCAGCTGGTGAGCGTGATCGTGGTGGTGGCCACCATCAACGCGGTGAACTTCGTCGACGGCCTCGACGGGCTGGCCGCCGGCGTGGTCGGCATCGGCGCCGTGGCCTTCTTCCTGTTCTCCTACAAGCTGGCCGACGCCAACGGCGAGACCCTGGCGATCACGGCGGCGCTGCTGTGCGCCGCGCTCGGCGGGGCCTGCGCCGGCTTCCTGCCGCACAACTTCTTCCCGGCACGGCTCTTCATGGGCGACTCGGGCTCGATGCTGATCGGGCTGGTGCTCTCCGGCTCCGCGCTCACCCTCACCGGACAGTTCGCCACCGTCGACATGACCCGGGGCGCCGGTGGCTCCGAGGCGAGCCTGCTGCCCACCCTGCTGCCGATCATCCTTCCGATCTCGATCCTGATCGTCCCGTTCGCGGACCTGGTGCTCGCGGTGATCCGACGCACGCGCGCCGGGCGCTCGCCCTTCGCGGCCGACAAGCAGCACCTGCACCACCGCCTGCTGGAGATCGGGCACTCCCACCGGCGCGCGGTGCTGATCATGTGGCTGTGGGCCGGGCTGATCGCCTTCGGGGGAGTCCTGGCCAGCCTCTACGCCGGCCGGGTCACGACCCTGATCCTGACGGTCTGGGTGGCGCTGACCGTGGCCCTGACCTTCCTGGTCCCGCGCGTGCAGGCCCCGCACCAGCACTCCTGA
- the thrB gene encoding homoserine kinase, translating to MPTLLTGPVTATVPATSANLGPGYDALGVALSLRDRVTAQVVDGPDEVLVTGEGATTVPRDSTHLVHRSMQAAFEHMGCETPALRLTCENVIPHGRGLGSSSAAIVAGVCLARGLVAGGSLLMDDDAVFALAADLEGHPDNVAPAFYGGFTIAYAEAGRFHAVSVALDPRVCAVALVPPDPVETTVARALLPAVVPHADAAANAGRAALLVAALSRQPELLLAATVDRLHQDYREPAMPASLDLVRTLRAEGLAAVVSGAGPSVLVLTDLGGAAAVAARAPAGWRAWTLSLETDGARVER from the coding sequence ATGCCGACGCTGCTCACCGGGCCGGTGACCGCGACGGTCCCGGCCACGAGCGCGAACCTGGGACCGGGCTACGACGCGCTCGGCGTGGCGCTGTCGCTGCGCGACCGGGTCACCGCCCAGGTCGTCGACGGCCCGGACGAGGTGCTGGTCACCGGTGAGGGCGCGACCACGGTGCCGCGCGACAGCACCCACCTGGTGCACCGCTCGATGCAGGCGGCGTTCGAGCACATGGGGTGCGAGACCCCCGCGCTCCGGCTGACCTGCGAGAACGTGATCCCGCACGGGCGCGGCCTCGGCTCGTCCTCGGCGGCGATCGTGGCCGGGGTCTGCCTGGCCCGCGGGCTGGTGGCGGGCGGCTCGCTGCTCATGGACGACGACGCGGTCTTCGCGCTCGCGGCCGACCTGGAGGGCCACCCCGACAACGTCGCGCCCGCCTTCTACGGCGGCTTCACCATCGCCTACGCCGAGGCCGGCCGGTTCCACGCCGTGTCCGTGGCGCTGGACCCCCGCGTCTGCGCCGTGGCGCTGGTGCCGCCGGACCCGGTGGAGACCACGGTGGCCCGTGCCCTGCTCCCCGCGGTCGTGCCGCACGCCGACGCGGCGGCGAACGCCGGGCGGGCGGCGCTGCTGGTGGCGGCGCTGAGCCGGCAGCCCGAGCTGCTGCTGGCGGCGACCGTCGACCGGCTCCACCAGGACTACCGCGAGCCCGCGATGCCGGCGTCGCTGGACCTGGTGCGGACGCTGCGTGCCGAGGGGTTGGCGGCGGTCGTCTCCGGTGCCGGTCCCAGCGTGCTGGTGCTCACCGACCTCGGGGGCGCGGCTGCCGTGGCGGCGCGTGCGCCGGCCGGTTGGCGGGCCTGGACGCTGTCGTTGGAGACCGACGGCGCCCGCGTCGAACGCTGA
- a CDS encoding Bcr/CflA family multidrug efflux MFS transporter, producing MTQLRTPEATTGDPTPTLAGAAAATEVAAAPDSRATAGGAPGRPEPLTRGRHVQLIVVLGLLIALGPLSIDMYLPAFPDIATDLSASTSAVQLTLTGMLAGLAVGQLVIGPLSDVFGRRRPLLAGLAVHLLASLLCAIAPTVAVLSVVRVLQGFAGAAISVVALATVRDLFTGSAVARTMSRLMLVIGLAPILAPTLGGFVLAVTDWRGIFVVLAGAALLLSAVAFFGLRETLPPERRSAPGVRSTLRTYRSLFRDRTFVALVLIGGLMFASIFAYVGSASFVLQDGYGLDERSFGLVFGLNSLALTVLSQLNPTLIGRFGTANVLTFAIFMSLAAALGVVVTGASGAGGLVGVLVPLGLVLGAAGLAMPNTPALALTRHGESAGTASALLGSVQFGIGAMVAPLVGLFGGTSAVPMGATMAGVTGLAALLMVLVVRRDPSVHHLD from the coding sequence ATGACCCAGCTCCGCACCCCCGAGGCCACGACCGGGGACCCGACCCCGACCCTCGCGGGTGCCGCGGCGGCCACCGAGGTGGCGGCCGCACCCGATTCCCGCGCGACGGCGGGCGGGGCCCCCGGGCGTCCGGAGCCGCTCACCCGGGGCCGGCACGTGCAGCTGATCGTGGTCCTCGGGCTGCTGATCGCGCTGGGGCCGCTCTCGATCGACATGTACCTCCCGGCCTTCCCCGACATCGCGACGGACCTGTCCGCCTCGACCTCGGCGGTCCAGCTCACCCTGACCGGCATGCTCGCCGGGCTGGCCGTCGGGCAGCTGGTCATCGGGCCGCTGTCCGACGTCTTCGGTCGGCGCAGGCCGCTGCTGGCCGGGCTCGCCGTGCACCTGCTCGCCTCGCTGCTGTGCGCGATCGCGCCGACCGTGGCGGTGCTCAGCGTCGTGCGGGTGCTCCAGGGCTTCGCCGGTGCCGCGATCTCGGTGGTGGCGCTGGCCACGGTCCGTGACCTGTTCACCGGCTCGGCGGTGGCGCGGACCATGTCGCGGCTGATGCTGGTGATCGGGCTGGCCCCGATCCTGGCGCCGACGCTCGGCGGCTTCGTCCTCGCGGTCACCGACTGGCGGGGGATCTTCGTCGTCCTCGCCGGCGCCGCGCTGCTGCTGAGCGCGGTCGCGTTCTTCGGGCTGCGCGAGACGCTCCCGCCCGAGCGCCGCAGCGCCCCCGGGGTGCGCTCGACGCTGCGCACCTACCGGTCACTGTTCCGGGACCGGACCTTCGTGGCGCTGGTGCTGATCGGCGGGCTGATGTTCGCCTCGATCTTCGCCTACGTCGGCAGCGCCTCGTTCGTGCTCCAGGACGGCTACGGGCTCGACGAGCGCAGCTTCGGGCTCGTCTTCGGCCTCAACTCGCTGGCCCTCACCGTGCTGTCGCAGTTGAACCCGACGCTGATCGGCCGGTTCGGGACCGCCAACGTGCTGACCTTCGCGATCTTCATGTCGCTGGCGGCCGCGCTTGGCGTGGTCGTCACCGGTGCCAGCGGGGCCGGGGGTCTGGTCGGCGTGCTGGTGCCGCTCGGGCTGGTGCTCGGCGCGGCCGGGCTGGCGATGCCCAACACACCCGCGCTGGCGCTGACCCGGCACGGGGAGTCCGCCGGCACCGCATCGGCGCTGCTGGGCTCGGTGCAGTTCGGGATCGGGGCCATGGTGGCGCCGCTGGTCGGCCTGTTCGGTGGCACGAGCGCGGTCCCGATGGGCGCGACGATGGCCGGCGTGACCGGGCTGGCCGCGCTGCTGATGGTGCTGGTCGTGCGGCGCGACCCGTCCGTGCACCACCTCGACTGA
- a CDS encoding L-threonylcarbamoyladenylate synthase translates to MTQRYRTTEPEEREAGIAAAALAVQRGELVVLPTDTVYGVGADAFSPEAVKRLLEAKGRGRSMPPPVLVSAATTLDALTVGVPAYARALVEELWPGPLTLVCTQQPSLQWDLGDTRGTVAVRMPDHEVALELLARTGPLAVSSANRSGLPPATDADAAESMLGESISVIVDAGRSAGETPSTIVDVTGATGRLLRSGGVPLERLNEIVERFGTEILDEG, encoded by the coding sequence TTGACGCAGCGCTACCGCACCACCGAGCCCGAGGAGCGGGAGGCGGGCATCGCCGCGGCCGCCCTGGCGGTCCAGCGAGGCGAGCTGGTCGTGCTGCCCACCGACACGGTGTACGGCGTCGGGGCCGACGCGTTCTCGCCGGAGGCGGTGAAGCGGCTGCTGGAGGCCAAGGGCCGCGGCCGCAGCATGCCGCCGCCGGTGCTGGTCTCCGCGGCGACCACCCTGGACGCGCTCACCGTCGGCGTCCCGGCCTACGCCCGCGCCCTGGTCGAGGAGCTCTGGCCGGGCCCGCTGACGCTGGTCTGCACCCAGCAGCCGTCGCTGCAGTGGGACCTCGGCGACACCCGCGGGACCGTGGCGGTGCGGATGCCCGACCACGAGGTGGCCCTCGAGCTGCTGGCGCGCACCGGCCCGCTGGCGGTCAGCAGCGCGAACCGCAGCGGGCTGCCGCCGGCCACCGACGCCGATGCCGCCGAGTCGATGCTCGGGGAGAGCATCTCGGTCATCGTGGACGCCGGCAGGTCGGCGGGGGAGACGCCGTCGACCATCGTCGACGTCACCGGCGCGACCGGACGGCTGCTCCGCTCCGGCGGGGTGCCGCTGGAGCGGCTGAACGAGATCGTCGAGCGGTTCGGCACCGAGATCCTGGACGAGGGGTAG
- the rho gene encoding transcription termination factor Rho has product MLLPELKQMAGGLGIKGAGGMRKSQLIDAIKAAQSGGQSAAPSGPSGDQSSGPSAGRRSAGQQPEADGSSPVAEAPARSRRGRAERTAGERTGEDAGGSTDQQPQDRGDQGDSRGEQRGARTSTRTERTDRSESRADVQPGERTDDRGDRADTRDNRGDRADARGERGDRADTRGERTDNRGDRTDTRDNRGERTDSRGDRGDQGRGDNRGDRTDNRGDRTDTRDNRGDRGDRTEDRGDQGRGDNRHEPRGDRNDDGTSRRNRRRRGRDRTDTRDQGPGVRSDRSDRGDRSNRGSREPDTQILEDDVLVPVAGILDVLDNYAFVRTSGYLPGSDDVYVSLSMVRKLGLRRGDAITGMVRSPREGERKEKFNPLVRIDTVNGADPEAAKGRVEFQKLTPLYPSERLRLETESTNLIGRVIDIAAPIGKGQRGLIVSPSKAGKTMIMQSIANSITTNNPECHLMVVLVDERPEEVTDFQRSVKGEVISSTFDRPASDHTAVAELAIERAKRLVELGHDVVVLLDGITRLGRAYNLAAPASGRILSGGVDSAALYPPKRFFGAARNIEDGGSLTIMATALIESGSKMDEVIFEEFKGTGNMEIRLRRDFADKRLFPAIDAVQSGTRREELLMSKEELAIVWKLRRVLSGLDGQQALELLLERLKKTHSNIEFLMQVQKTTPMAGNNGD; this is encoded by the coding sequence ATGCTGCTGCCGGAGCTCAAGCAGATGGCGGGTGGTCTGGGCATCAAGGGCGCGGGCGGCATGCGCAAGAGCCAGCTCATCGATGCCATCAAGGCGGCCCAGTCCGGCGGCCAGTCCGCTGCCCCGTCGGGGCCGTCCGGTGACCAGAGCAGCGGCCCCTCCGCCGGCCGCCGGTCCGCAGGCCAGCAGCCCGAGGCCGACGGCTCGTCCCCGGTCGCCGAGGCACCTGCCAGGAGCCGCCGCGGGCGCGCCGAGCGCACCGCCGGCGAGCGCACCGGTGAGGACGCGGGCGGCTCGACCGACCAGCAGCCGCAGGACCGCGGCGACCAGGGCGACAGCCGTGGGGAGCAGCGCGGCGCACGGACCAGCACCCGCACCGAGCGGACCGACCGGAGCGAGAGCCGGGCGGACGTCCAGCCGGGCGAGCGAACCGACGACCGTGGCGACCGGGCCGACACCCGCGACAACCGCGGCGACCGGGCCGACGCCCGTGGCGAGCGCGGTGACCGGGCCGACACCCGTGGCGAGCGGACCGACAACCGTGGGGACCGGACCGACACCCGCGACAACCGTGGCGAGCGGACCGACAGCCGTGGCGACCGGGGCGACCAGGGTCGCGGCGACAACCGTGGCGACCGGACCGACAACCGTGGGGACCGGACCGACACCCGCGACAACCGTGGCGACCGTGGCGACCGGACCGAGGACCGCGGCGACCAGGGTCGCGGCGACAACCGTCACGAGCCGCGCGGGGACCGCAACGACGACGGGACCAGTCGCCGCAACCGGCGCCGCCGCGGCCGTGACCGCACCGACACCCGCGACCAGGGTCCCGGGGTGCGCAGCGACCGCAGCGATCGCGGGGACCGGAGCAACCGGGGCAGCCGCGAGCCGGACACCCAGATCCTCGAGGACGACGTGCTGGTGCCGGTGGCCGGCATCCTCGACGTGCTGGACAACTACGCCTTCGTCCGCACGAGCGGCTACCTGCCGGGCTCCGACGACGTCTACGTCTCCCTGTCGATGGTCCGCAAGCTGGGGCTGCGTCGCGGCGACGCGATCACCGGCATGGTGCGCTCCCCGCGCGAGGGTGAGCGCAAGGAGAAGTTCAACCCGCTGGTGCGCATCGACACGGTCAACGGCGCGGACCCCGAGGCCGCGAAGGGCCGCGTGGAGTTCCAGAAGCTGACCCCGCTCTACCCCTCCGAGCGGCTGCGCCTGGAGACCGAGTCGACGAACCTGATCGGCCGCGTCATCGACATCGCGGCCCCGATCGGCAAGGGCCAGCGCGGGCTCATCGTGTCGCCGTCCAAGGCCGGCAAGACGATGATCATGCAGTCGATCGCCAACTCGATCACCACCAACAACCCCGAGTGCCACCTGATGGTCGTCCTCGTCGACGAGCGTCCCGAGGAGGTCACGGACTTCCAGCGCTCGGTCAAGGGCGAGGTGATCTCCTCGACCTTCGACCGGCCGGCCAGCGACCACACCGCCGTGGCCGAGCTGGCGATCGAGCGGGCCAAGCGGCTCGTCGAGCTCGGTCACGACGTGGTCGTGCTCCTCGACGGCATCACCCGGCTCGGACGGGCCTACAACCTCGCGGCTCCCGCGAGCGGCCGGATCCTCTCCGGCGGCGTCGACTCGGCCGCGTTGTACCCGCCCAAGCGCTTCTTCGGCGCCGCCCGCAACATCGAGGACGGCGGCTCGTTGACGATCATGGCCACCGCGCTGATCGAGAGCGGCTCGAAGATGGACGAGGTGATCTTCGAGGAGTTCAAGGGCACCGGCAACATGGAGATCCGGCTGCGCCGCGACTTCGCCGACAAGCGGCTCTTCCCCGCGATCGACGCCGTGCAGTCCGGCACCCGCCGCGAGGAGCTCCTGATGAGCAAGGAGGAGCTCGCCATCGTCTGGAAGCTCCGCCGGGTGCTCTCCGGCCTCGACGGGCAGCAGGCGCTGGAGCTGCTCCTCGAGCGCCTGAAGAAGACCCACAGCAACATCGAGTTCCTCATGCAGGTCCAGAAGACGACGCCGATGGCCGGCAACAACGGCGACTGA
- the prmC gene encoding peptide chain release factor N(5)-glutamine methyltransferase produces MSAAADPRTLVRTAARTLAAAGVASPEHDAAELLAHVLGTSRSRLALVADVDQGRQREYAALVARRAAREPLQHLVGTAAFRYVELAVGPGVFTPRPETELLAGWGIDRARELLAAGRTPRVVDLCTGSGAIALAVATEVPDAHVHAVELSEDALAWAERNLAGSGVDLRQGDMADAFPDLDGTVDVVLCNPPYIPLEAYESVEPEARDHDPELALFSGEDGLVAMRVLEQVAARLLRTGGHVGAEHADLQGELAPAVFGSTGRWADVRDHQDLAGRARYLTARLAR; encoded by the coding sequence GTGAGCGCGGCCGCGGACCCGCGCACGCTGGTGCGGACGGCGGCGCGGACACTCGCGGCCGCCGGGGTGGCGAGCCCGGAGCACGACGCCGCGGAGCTGCTCGCCCACGTGCTGGGCACCAGCCGCTCGCGCCTCGCGCTGGTCGCGGACGTGGACCAGGGCCGCCAGCGGGAGTACGCCGCGCTGGTGGCCCGGCGAGCGGCCCGCGAGCCGTTGCAGCACCTGGTCGGCACCGCGGCCTTCCGCTACGTCGAGCTGGCGGTCGGCCCCGGGGTGTTCACGCCCCGGCCCGAGACCGAGCTGCTGGCCGGGTGGGGGATCGACCGGGCCCGCGAGCTCCTCGCCGCCGGCCGGACGCCGCGGGTGGTGGACCTGTGCACCGGGTCCGGGGCGATCGCCCTGGCAGTGGCCACCGAGGTGCCCGACGCGCACGTGCACGCGGTCGAGCTGAGCGAGGACGCACTGGCCTGGGCCGAGCGGAACCTCGCCGGCAGCGGCGTCGACCTGCGCCAGGGCGACATGGCCGACGCCTTCCCCGACCTGGACGGCACGGTCGACGTGGTCCTCTGCAACCCGCCCTACATCCCGCTCGAGGCCTACGAGTCGGTCGAGCCGGAGGCGCGCGACCACGATCCGGAGCTGGCGCTGTTCTCGGGCGAGGACGGGCTGGTCGCCATGCGGGTGCTCGAGCAGGTCGCCGCCCGGCTGCTGCGCACCGGGGGACACGTCGGCGCCGAGCACGCCGACCTGCAGGGCGAGCTCGCGCCCGCGGTCTTCGGATCGACCGGCCGCTGGGCCGACGTACGCGACCACCAGGATCTGGCAGGGCGTGCGCGCTACCTGACCGCCCGCCTGGCACGATGA